In Papaver somniferum cultivar HN1 unplaced genomic scaffold, ASM357369v1 unplaced-scaffold_114, whole genome shotgun sequence, a genomic segment contains:
- the LOC113328710 gene encoding putative nuclease HARBI1, whose amino-acid sequence MKWSHTRIKIPRNREAGDILLWNDYFSDNPTYPANIFRRRFRMRRELFNRILADVVSRNPYFAQKRDACGILGLSPHQKVTAAIRMLAYGCAADAIDEYLRIGETTVLEATRRFCKTIVVLYGKEYLRSPTAGDVELLLKENKDRGFTGMLGSVDCMHWKWDRCPSAESGVYTAYKGSESIVLEAVVSHDLWFWHAFFGMPGSCNDINVMNRSYIFRKLINGKTPPVNFEVNGHAYDMGYYLGDGIYPQIATIVMAIKQPDTPKKYKFSSMQEGARKDVERGFGVLQQQFAIVKQPARMWNPDVLAYIMKTVIILHNMIVEDECLPGDWPHEYDSRSRSAPVNISRVGTEELSRMRAAHRRHAIHNKETHFRLRQDLIEHIWSNFGDNY is encoded by the coding sequence ATGAAATGGTCTCATACTCGTATAAAAATACCAAGAAATCGTGAAGCCGGAGATATACTTCTCTGGAATGACTACTTTTCTGACAACCCCACCTACCCAGCTAACATATTTCGTAGGAGATTCAGAATGCGGCGAGAATTGTTCAACCGAATATTGGCAGATGTGGTGTCTAGAAATCCTTATTTTGCTCAAAAAAGAGATGCTTGTGGCATTCTTGGATTATCCCCTCATCAGAAAGTAACTGCAGCAATCcgaatgttagcttatggatgtgcAGCAGATGCAATAGATGAGTATTTACGCATTGGAGAAACCACCGTTTTAGAAGCAACCCGTCGGTTTTGCAAGACGATTGTGGTAttatatgggaaagaatatttacgCTCACCAACTGCGGGTGATGTTGAACTGTTGCTGAAAGAAAACAAAGACAGGGGATTTACTGGGATGCTGGGGAGCGTGGATtgtatgcattggaaatgggatagatGTCCGTCAGCAGAATCAGGAgtatacaccgcgtataaagggagtgaAAGTATTGTGCTAGAGGCAGTGGTGTCACATGATCTCTGGTTTTGGCATGcgttttttggtatgcccggctcCTGCAATGATATTAATGTAATGAATCGTTCTTATATTTTTCGAAAACTTATCAACGGGAAAACACCACCGGTGAACTTTGAAGTAAACGGGCATGCATATGATATGGGATATTATCTCGGTGATGGCATTTATCCACAGATTGCTACTATTGTGATGGCCATTAAACAACCAGATACAccgaaaaaatataaattttcatcgatgcaagagggagCACGGAAAGATGTAGAGCGTGGATTTGGTGTACTGCAACAACAATTTGCCATTGTCAAACAACCTGCACGAATGTGGAACccggatgtgcttgcctatataatGAAAACGGTTATtattttacataatatgatagtggaGGATGAGTGTCTTCCCGGTGATTGGCCACATGAATATGACTCACGTAGCAGGTCGGCACCGGTGAATATATCGAGGGTAGGTACTGAGGAACTTTCCAGAATGAGAGCTGCACATCGGCGTCATGCTATACACAATAAAGAAACACATTTTCGCTTGCGTCAAGATTTAATCGAACACATATGGTCAAATTTTGGAGATAATTATTAA
- the LOC113328711 gene encoding uncharacterized protein LOC113328711, with translation MYVLGNFFFSNAKNYIDAAWLAAFEDLNAVDMYDWGGPAFAKLYVALNASGRGQKSLSGPFQILEFWGYEYLGICRPCDPTSEEKWPRTSRWKAKKKTIDIVHCRNALNQLTADIVTWRPWESAIGVLDSDVGRRDVELSNKRVIFTWIGKNMWYLGERSWRQNHPTFGIPRNPPFKIGEVSHEKAKLVKEAGWVDANMFVKAVSYNMYLRYWRHVTNFHQFVTKVDWVVELHGVDGDRVKHLIQRPAQHVPIPPPQQLSYPEAYNLVQEHADFNRAFREFVLYETEDRMIRLKAKDEVIRGLAARNNYLEDQMQFRMQQTPRPPIGFGSFSETIPPAVWAPVSQASTMSSVNPHPRMTFIPPRQTPSHTPTDE, from the exons atgtatgttttgggaaattttttcttttccaatgCAAAGAACTACATTGATGCGGcttggttagctgcttttgaggATCTAAATGCAGTTGATATGTATGACTGGGGTGGTCCTGCTTTTGCAAAATTGTATGTGGCACTCAACGCATCTGGTAGGGGACAGAAGTCATTATCTGGGCCgttccaaatattagag ttttggggatATGAATATCTGGGCATATGTAGACCGTGCGACCCAACTAGTGAAGAAAAATGGCCAAGAACTTCCCGGTGGAAAGCGAAGAAAAAGACTATCGATATTGTTCACTGTAGGAATGCGCTTAATCAGTTGACTGCAGACATCGTGACATGGAGACCGTGGGAATCCGCCAttggtgttcttgactctgatGTTGGTCGCAGGGATGTGGAGCTTTCAAACAAAAGGGTTATATTTACTTGGATTGGCAAG AATATGTGGTACCTAGGAGAACGATCTTGGAGGCAAAATCATCCTACTTTTGGAATTCCTAGAAATCCACCATTTAAAATTGGCGAGGTCAGTCATGAGAAAGCAAAACTTGTGAAAGAAGCTGGATGGGTAGATGCAAATATGTTTGTGAAAGCTGTTTCATATAATATGTATCTGCGATATTGGCGACATGTAACTAACTTCCATCAATTCGTGACCAAAGTCGATTGGGTAGTTGAATTACACGGGGTTGATGGTGACCGTGTTAAACACCTTATTCAACGACCTGCTCAGCATGTACCtattccaccaccacaacaattATCATAC CCTGAAGCTTATAATCTAGTTCAAGAACATGCCGATTTTAATCGTGCGTTTCGCGAGTTTGTATTATATGAAACGGAAGACAGGATGATACGTTTAAAGGCAAAAGATGAAGTAATACGAGGCCTTGCAGCTCGTAACAATTACCTGGAGGATCAGATGCAATTCCGTATGCAACAAACGCCGCGTCCCCCTATTGGATTCGGCAGTTTTTCTGAAACTATCCCACCAGCGGTGTGGGCTCCAGTGAGTCAAGCATCAACAATGTCATCTGTTAACCCCCATCCGAGAATGACGTTTATCCCACCACGGCAAACACCATCGCATACTCCTACTGATGAATAA
- the LOC113328740 gene encoding uncharacterized protein LOC113328740: MEDSQSGEENADIEETIPGESSDDLDIGDIENTRKRQLGKKASKQLKKTGRAKSNAQEEMLEDIIKEQQSFNEHYKAQSLMKMGQRQAEFEAIQAKSAAKFAAKQARQEKLDLKKEADDDLAIMLKDVSTLDTVTREYFELRKMEILQRKRNQS, encoded by the exons ATGGAAGATTCTCAGAGTGGTGAGGAAAACGCTGATATTGAGGAAACAATTCCAGGCGAGTCCAGTGATGATCTAGATATTGGAGATATAGAGAACACACGTAAGCGTCAGTTGGGGAAGAAAGCATCGAAACAActaaagaaaacagggagagcaaAATCCAATGCCCAGGAGGAAATGCTAGAGGATATAATTAAGGAGCAGCAAAGTTTCAATGAACATTACAAAGCACAATCACTAATGAAGATGGGACAGAGACAAGCTGAGTTTGAAGCAATACAAGCTAAGTCTGCGGCAAAG TTTGCGGCGAAACAAGCTAGGCAAGAAAAACTCGATTTAAAGAAAGAAGCGGACGATGACTTGGCCATAATGTTGAAGGATGTCTCTACATTGGACACTGTAACAAGagagtacttcgaacttcgaaagaTGGAAATACTACAACgcaaaagaaaccaatcttaa